The Caulobacter sp. FWC2 region GCTTCCCGCAGGCGCTGTTTGACGTCCAGTACCGCGCGCCGGGCGATCCGGCCCTGGCGGCGCGGGTCGCCGAACGCCTCTCCCCCGACGTCGTGGTCCAGCACCCGACGCGCGGCTTGGACCACGGCGCCTGGGGCGTGCTTAAGCCGATGTACCCGGACGCAGACGTGCCCGTCGTTCAGCTCAGCATCGACCGGGGACGGCCGGACCACTGGCACTACGAAGCCGGCCGGCGCCTCGCGGCCCTGCGCGACGAGGGCGTGCTGATCATGGGCAGCGGCGACATCGTCCACAATCTGCGCGCGGCCGACTTCCGCCGGCCCGAGGCGCCGGAATGGGCGGATCGCTTCAACGAGACGGCCAAGGCGCTGATCCTGGCGGGCGACCATGATCCGCTGATCGACTGGCGGAGCCTTGGGCCGGACGCGGAGATCTCGATCAACAGCGCCGAGCATTATCTGCCGCTGCTCTATGTGCTGGGCGCCCAGACGCCGGGCGAGCCAGTGAGCTTCTTCACAGATGATGTGTTCGCGGCGATTTCCATGACGGGGGTCCGGGTGGGGTGATTTCTCCCTTCCCCCTTGATGGGGGAAGGGTCGGGGATGGGGGTGACGCGGCGGTTCCGCCTGCACGGCTCTGCTCACCCCCACCCAACCCTCCCCCATCAAGGGGGAGGGCTCCTATAAAGCCGCCGCCGCCTTCTCCGCCGCCGCCAGCCGCTCCTCCATCCCCTTGCCGTACATCCCCGAAATCCGCCGCAGCACCTCCGGCGGCGCGGTCTCTGGCCGTCCCGCATCGAACGGCGGGGCCGGCGCGTATTCGACCGCCAGCTGGATGCCCTGCGCCACCGCCTCCCCGGCCAGCTCAGCCACCACGGTCAGGGCGAAGTCGATGCCCGCCGTCACCCCGCCGCCGGTGATGTAGCGCCCGTCGCGCGCCACCCGCGAGGGATCCGGGATTGCGCCGAACAGCGCCAGTTGATCCCGCCAGGCCCAGTGGCACGCCGCCCGCTTGCCCTTCAGCAGCCCCGCCGCGCCCAGCACCAGCGAGCCGGTGCAGACCGAGGTTACGTACCGCGCCCCATCGGCCAGCCGCCGGATCTCCGCGATGAAGTCCCTGTCGCCCATGGCCTGCGTCGTCCCGAACCCGCCCGGCACCAGCAGCACGTCGCAGGCCTCGATGTCCGACAGCTTGGGCAGGCGCGCGAACACCAGGCCGTCGGCCTCGATCTCGCCGCCAGCCAGGCTGGCCACGGTCACCTTGGCGCCGGGCAGGCGGCACAGGATCTGGTGCGGGCCGGTGAAGTCCAGGTGCGTGACGCCCGGGAAGATGGCGATCACGATTTGCAAAGAAGGGCTTTGGGACTGGCTCATGCGATGGTCTCCGTCATGATTGCGTGGAGACCATGGTTCGGTTAGCGTCTGGCTGAAATGACATAGTTCCCACGGTTTCAGCCAAGGCCTTCGTCATGCCACGCGCGATCGGCTTCCTGGTCTATCCCGGCTTCCAGCTGCTGGACGCCACCGGCCCCATCGCGGCCTTCGAGATCGCCGGGCGGTTCTCGCCGGGCGCTTACAGCCTGCATTTCCTGTCGCTGCGCGGCGAGCCGACGCCCAGCTCGTCGGGCGTGACCATCCACACCACCGCCCTGGCCGCCGCGCCGCGCCTCGACACCCT contains the following coding sequences:
- the ygiD gene encoding 4,5-DOPA dioxygenase extradiol codes for the protein MSRMPVLFVGHGSPMNAIEDNAWSHDWRRLGETLPRPKAVLMVSAHWETRGASAVSASPAPETIHDFGGFPQALFDVQYRAPGDPALAARVAERLSPDVVVQHPTRGLDHGAWGVLKPMYPDADVPVVQLSIDRGRPDHWHYEAGRRLAALRDEGVLIMGSGDIVHNLRAADFRRPEAPEWADRFNETAKALILAGDHDPLIDWRSLGPDAEISINSAEHYLPLLYVLGAQTPGEPVSFFTDDVFAAISMTGVRVG
- a CDS encoding DJ-1/PfpI family protein; protein product: MSQSQSPSLQIVIAIFPGVTHLDFTGPHQILCRLPGAKVTVASLAGGEIEADGLVFARLPKLSDIEACDVLLVPGGFGTTQAMGDRDFIAEIRRLADGARYVTSVCTGSLVLGAAGLLKGKRAACHWAWRDQLALFGAIPDPSRVARDGRYITGGGVTAGIDFALTVVAELAGEAVAQGIQLAVEYAPAPPFDAGRPETAPPEVLRRISGMYGKGMEERLAAAEKAAAAL